A region of Argentina anserina chromosome 5, drPotAnse1.1, whole genome shotgun sequence DNA encodes the following proteins:
- the LOC126793505 gene encoding transcription termination factor MTERF15, mitochondrial, whose product MANRVLTRTILTRFTISWIPRPNPSLSNPKFQSFSSNPKCSRQVSNLLQRYGFPSSMVHSFISKNQFLVNSDLLELEKSLAILLSFKIDKSSLVSLICDCPGVLDFEFLKKWEMGFSDLGLLGASPLMFKCVLEQSKRFQIDPDGVFEIVEALRGLGFKEGTVYKVLEGFPGVILMNEREIIKRVEFLLGFGISMNGIDRVLCCFPGVLGFGVEDRLEPLLCEFKDLGFSKHVIRREIFKEPRVLGMELGEVSRCLEWLRTLKCREAIKEKIFSNGEFRACFEVKLRVDCLCKHGLIRREAFEVLWKEPRSIIYKVEDNERKIEFLTHKMKFNIRCLVEVPDYLGVNFEKQILPRFNVIEHLRSKGGLGCEVGLKGLIKPSRLRFYNLYVKPYPDCEKIFGRLSGDDKVRSQQHPAGLWKLFKPPRYPESKDDVKNTKSFMESLGH is encoded by the coding sequence ATGGCAAATAGGGTTCTAACCAGAACCATTCTCACTCGCTTCACCATCAGTTGGATCCCCAGACCAAACCCATCTCTATCTAACCCAAAGTTCCAATCTTTCTCATCAAACCCCAAATGTTCCCGGCAAGTTTCCAACCTACTCCAAAGGTACGGCTTTCCATCTTCTATGGTTCACAGTTTCATATCAAAGAATCAATTTTTAGTTAACTCAGACTTACTAGAGTTAGAGAAGTCCCTGGCTATTCTTTTATCCTTCAAAATTGATAAGAGTTCCCTTGTTTCATTGATATGTGATTGCCCTGGAGTTTtggattttgagtttcttaaGAAATGGGAAATGGGTTTCTCAGATTTGGGGCTTTTGGGTGCTTCCCCATTGATGTTCAAGTGTGTTTTGGAGCAATCTAAGAGGTTTCAGATTGACCCAGATGGTGTTTTTGAGATTGTGGAGGCTTTgaggggtttagggtttaaggaGGGTACTGTGTATAAGGTTTTAGAGGGGTTTCCTGGAGTGATTTTGATGAATGAGAGGGAGATTATTAAGAGGGTTGAGTTCTTGTTGGGATTTGGTATCTCAATGAATGGAATTGATCGagttctttgttgttttccAGGGGTTTTAGGATTTGGGGTTGAAGATAGGTTAGAGCCATTGCTTTGTGAGTTTAAAGATTTGGGCTTTAGTAAGCATGTGATTAGGAGAGAGATTTTTAAAGAGCCAAGGGTTCTTGGCATGGAGTTGGGTGAGGTATCCCGGTgtttggaatggttgaggacttTGAAATGTAGGGAAGCTATCAAGGAGAAGATATTCAGTAATGGAGAATTTCGAGCTTGCTTTGAAGTGAAACTGAGAGTTGACTGCTTGTGCAAACATGGGTTGATACGTAGAGAAGCTTTTGAGGTTTTGTGGAAGGAGCCAAGGTCAATCATATATAAGGTGGAAGACAATGAGAGGAAGATTGAGTTTTTAACACATAAGATGAAATTCAATATCCGTTGTTTGGTTGAAGTTCCAGACTACTTGGGTGTGAATTTTGAGAAGCAAATCCTTCCTCGGTTCAATGTGATAGAGCATTTGCGATCAAAAGGTGGGCTTGGTTGCGAAGTGGGGTTAAAAGGTCTGATCAAGCCTAGTAGGCTTAGATTCTATAACCTATATGTCAAGCCATATCCGGATTGTGAAAAAATATTTGGAAGACTTTCAGGAGATGATAAAGTTCGAAGCCAACAACACCCTGCTGGACTATGGAAACTTTTTAAGCCACCAAGATATCCAGAATCGAAAGATGATGTGAAGAACACAAAGTCATTTATGGAATCACTGGGTCACTGA